One genomic region from Bufo bufo chromosome 3, aBufBuf1.1, whole genome shotgun sequence encodes:
- the LOC120993626 gene encoding zona pellucida sperm-binding protein 4-like — MAGSWCRVWLVLLLVGGCFAASAQNGFYEEPLLICGDYSLEYTLQLLATNISTRLSVYDADANGTPLVTNKSCGVSITAESDGYVVIHAKYNGCYMQIMENKYMMTIFLEVNTTGEWEVYQKEDLMCPVHLVHDAPSPSECSDVSIQNRLVCARPPVSQDACLQNGCCYDQTDSRTPCYYGNRVTAQCTADGRLSVAVSSGVTWPSLILPSVRFTRASGAECGPVAQNNYFLLFSFPLSACGTTQTVQGGNVIYENDMMADKMVSTWRGSSITRDSTFSLHIRCSFIGSELVPLSVEVFTLPPPPPASSQGQLNLQMRIALDAAYSQYYADEDYPLVKVLRDPVFVEVHIVNRNDPGLVLMLDQCWATASVNPDELPQWPILVDGCPFEGDNYKTQLQAVADPSLQFPLYYKRFIVSTFTFVNSATQASLTGQVYLHCSASVCVPSSQVQCVTICPMRRRRALNLEPVSVVSADGPIYFYMDESQQLSEGHQEEGNHLRLDWIWAVVAGSVVGIVIMAVWLKKLNGYTIKDVNI, encoded by the exons ATGGCTGGGAGCTGGTGCAGGGTCTGGCTGGTGCTGCTGCTGGttgggggctgctttgctgctagTGCGCAGAATGGGTTTTATGAGGAGCCTTTGCTGATCTGTGGAGATTACAGCCTGGAATACACTTTACAGCTTTTGGCCACAAACATCTCTACTAGACTTTCTGTCTATG ATGCTGATGCAAATGGGACCCCACTTGTCACCAATAAATCCTGTGGTGTCTCGATTACTGCTGAATCTGATGGCTATGTAGTCATCCATGCGAAATACAATGGCTGTTACATGCAGATAATG GAGAATAAATATATGATGACCATCTTCCTAGAGGTTAACACTACCGGAGAATGGGAGGTGTATCAGAAAGAAGATCTGATGTGTCCAGTTCATCTCG TACATGATGCGCCATCCCCAAGTGAATGCTCAGATGTCTCTATACAAAACAGACTTGTGTGTGCTAGACCCCCGGTCTCCCAGGATGCATGTCTCCAGAATGGCTGCTGTTACGACCAAACGGACTCCAGAACACCATGCTATTATGGAAACCGAG TTACTGCACAGTGTACCGCAGATGGCAGGCTCTCTGTTGCGGTTTCCAGTGGTGTCACTTGGCCGTCACTAATTCTACCATCAGTCAGGTTTACTAGAGCCAGCGGTGCAGAATGTGGACCTGTTGCACAAAATAACTATTTTCTTCTCTTCAGTTTTCCACTGTCAGCCTGCGGGACCACACAAACT GTTCAAGGCGGTAATGTGATTTATGAGAATGATATGATGGCAGACAAGATGGTGAGCACTTGGAGAGGATCGTCAATAACCAGAGATAGTACTTTTAG CTTACACATACGCTGCAGTTTTATTGGAAGTGAATTGGTGCCATTAAGTGTAGAGGTCTTCACgcttccaccaccaccacctgcatctAGCCAGGGACAACTGAACTTACAAATGAGGATTGCCTTAG ATGCTGCGTACAGTCAATATTATGCCGATGAGGATTATCCTCTAGTTAAAGTACTCAGAGATCCAGTTTTTGTTGAAGTTCACATTGTAAATAGAAATGACCCTGGATTGGTGCTAATGCTGGATCAGTGCTGGGcaactgcctctgtgaaccctgaCGAATTACCCCAATGGCCAATCTTGGTAGATGG GTGTCCATTTGAAGGTGACAACTACAAGACCCAACTGCAAGCTGTAGCAGATCCTTCACTCCAGTTCCCTCTTTATTATAAGCGGTTTATAGTTAGCACATTTACATTTGTAAACTCTGCAACTCAGGCTTCATTAACAGGACAG GTCTACCTCCACTGcagtgcatctgtatgtgtgccaTCTTCCCAAGTCCAGTGTGTGACCATCTGCCCCATGAGAC gacgAAGGGCCTTAAACCTGGAGCCAGTGAGTGTGGTTTCTGCAGATGGACCAATTTACTTCTACATGGATGAAAGTCAACAGCTTTCTGAAG GACATCAAGAAGAAGGGAACCATCTAAGACTGGACTGGATCTGGGCAGTGGTGGCTGGAAGTGTTGTTGGCATTGTTATAATGGCTGtgtggctgaaaaaactaaatggTTACACCATTAAAGATGTTAATATTTAA